The following nucleotide sequence is from Nocardioides daedukensis.
TCGATCACCACGATGTCGTCGGCCAGCTGGTCGGCCTCCTCGAGGTACTGCGTGGTCAGCAGCAGCGTGGTCCCGTCCCGGACCAGCTCACGCAGGACGTCCCACAGCTCCACCCGCGAGCGCGGGTCGAGCCCGGTGGTCGGCTCGTCGAGGAACAGCACCGGCGGCGTGGCGATCAGGCTGACCGCCAGGTCGAGTCGACGTCGCATGCCACCGGAGTAGGTCTTCACGATCCGGTTGCCGGCGTCGGTCAACGAGAACCGCTCCAGCAGGTCGCCCCCGGCCTTGCGCAGATAGCTCGAGGAGAGCCCGTAGAGGCCACCGATCAGGCGGATGTTCTCCCGGCCGGTCAGCAGCTCGTCCACGGTCGCGGCCTGGCCGGTCAGGCCCATGCTCCGGCGCACCGCACGTGGGTCGGTGAGGATGTCGTGGCCGGCCACCCGGGCGGTGCCGCTGGTGGGTGTGGTGAGTGTGGTCATCATCCGCACGGTGGTGGTCTTGCCGGCGCCGTTGGGCCCGAGCATGCCCAGCACGGTGCCTTCGGGGACGGAGAAGCTGACGCCGTCGACGGCGACGGTCTCTCCGAAGTGCTTGACGAGGCCGTCTGCCTCGATCGCGGGTGGTGTGGTCATCGGCGCTCCAGTGGAGGGGTTTCGTGGGAGGGGAATGGGTGGTCGAGGGTGTGGACTCCGACGAGCGCCGGAAGTCATCGCTGAACACGCTACGGATCCCCACCGACAGCCGTCACCTGCTTATTCCTAGACTGTCCCGGTGCCTGCCTCCCCCGCTGTCGAGATCGACGGTCTCGTCATGCGCTACGGCGAGAAGGTCGCGGTCGACGAGTTGTCGCTGAGGGTCGAGCGCGGCAGCATCACCTCGGTCCTCGGTCCGAACGGGGCCGGCAAGACCACCACGCTGGAGACCTGTGAGGGATTCCGCCGCCCGCAGGGCGGGCGGGTCCGCGTGCTGGGCCTCGATCCGGTCCGGTCACGCAGTGAGCTGCTCCCCCGCATCGGCGTGATGTTGCAGTCTGGCGGCGCCTGGTCCGGCGTACGGGCCGTGGAGATGCTCACTCACATCGCCGCGCTGCACGCCAACCCGTTGCCGGTCGGCCTGCTGGTCGAACGACTCGGCCTCGGTGACTGCGGCCGTACGCCGTATCGCCGGCTCTCCGGTGGGCAGCAGCAGCGGCTCGGCCTGGCGATGGCCGTGGTCGGCCGTCCCGAGCTCGTCTTCGTCGACGAGCCCACGGCCGGCATGGACCCTGCGGCACGGCGTACCACCTGGGAGCTGCTCAAGGAGCTGCGCGAGGCCGGCGTGACCATCGTGCTGACCACCCACCACATGGACGAGGCGGAGCGACTCTCCGACCTGGTCCACGTGATCGACCGCGGCCGACTGGTCGCCAGCGGTACGCCGTTCGAGCTGACCCGGGCCCGCGAGCAGACCACCATCCGACTGGTCGTCACCGATCCGTTCCCCGAGTCCGCCCCCGACTTGTTGAAGAAGGCGCTCGGCGAGGACACCGAGGTGACCGCGATCAACGCCCAGAGTCTGATGATCACCGGCCCGGCCGACTCGACCACGCTGGGCATCGTGGCCCGATGGTGCGAGGACCAAGGCGTTCTGCCCGAGTCGATGACACTGGGCCAACGGACCCTCGAGGACGTCTTCCTGCAGGTCACCGGACGGGAGTTCAAGCCGTGAGCACCGAGCAGGACCTCTTCACGCCCCACCCGGGATCCGCGCCCCTGGCCAGCCAGGTGCGGGCCCAGGCGTGGATGGAGACCAAGCTGATCCTGCGCAACGGCGAGCAGCTGTTGCTCGCCGTGGTGATCCCGGTCCTCGCCCTCATCGGCGGGGTCCTGGCCGCCGACCGGCTCGGCCTCGACTTCGACGAGACGGCCGTGAACATGCTCACCCCGGGCGTGCTCGCCCTGGCCGTGATGTCCACCTCGTTCACCTCGCTGGCGATCGCCACCGGGTTCGAACGGCGCTACGGCCTGTTGAAGCGGCTCGGTGCCTCTCCCCTGCCCCGTTTCGGCCTGCTGATGGGCAAGGTGCTGGCCCTCCTCGGCGTCCAGGTGCTGCAGGCGATCGTGATCTGCGCGGTGGCGCTCACCTTCGGCTGGAGCCCCGGCGGCGGCGCTGTGGGCTTCCTGCTCGCCCTGGCCGGTGCGCTGCTCGGCACCGTCGCCTTCGCCGGACTCGGCCTGGCCCTGGCCGGAGCGATGCGCGCCGAGGCGACCCTGGCCGCTGCCAACCTCGTCTACCTGCTGCTGATGATGGGCGGTGGGATCGTCCTCCCCCGCTCCACCTACGGCGCGGCCGGCGACGTACTCCAATATCTTCCGTCCGCCGCGCTGGGCGACGTGCTGCGTGACGCACTGATCGACCAGACGGCCAATGCAGGAGCGTTCGTGGTGCTGACGATCTGGGCCGTGCTCGCCGCGGTCGTCGCCAGCAGGACCTTCAAGTGGGAATGAGCAGCAAGTGGGAATGACCTCGCGCATCGCACCGCCGGCACTGGCCAGGTTCCTGTGGCCGTTGGCCGTGGCCAACATCCTGGCCAACATCGGCATCGTGGTGACCGGCGCAGCGGTCCGGCTGACCGCGTCCGGACTGGGCTGCCCGACCTGGCCCAAGTGCACCGAGGCGTCCTACCGCGCCCACGGGGAACTGGGCCTGCACGGCGTCATCGAATTCGGCAACCGACTGCTGACCTTCGTGCTGGCCGCCGTGGCGATCCTGTGCTTCCTGGCCGCGGTCGCCGCCAAGGACCGGATCGCCATCCGGCTGTCGTTCCTGATCGGGCTCTACATCCCCGCGCAGGCCGTGATCGGTGGGATCACCGTGCTCACCGACCTCAACCCGTGGGTCGTTGCCCTGCACTTCCTGTCGTCGATGGTGATCATCATGATCTGCTTGGCGCTGCTGGACCACCTGCGCAGCCCGACCCGGCCGGCCGCGCGAGCAGGCCAGCGGGCCACCGCGTGGGCGATCTTCGCCGTGGGCTGGGTCGTGCTCTACCTCGGGACCGTCGTCACCGGGGCCGGCCCGCACGCCGGTGACCTGGACGCGAAGCGCAACGGGCTCGACCCGCAGACGACGTCACTGCTGCACGCTGGCTCGGTGACACTGCTGATCGTGCTCACCGTCGTCCTGCTGGTGCTGGCCGTCAGGGCCGGCGACCGGTGGCTGAGCGTGGTCACCGGCAGCCTGCTGGCCCTCGAGCTGCTCCAGGGCACGATCGGCTGGGTGCAATATGCGCTCGACCTGCCGGTCCTGCTGGTCGCCCTGCACATGCTGGGCGCCAGCCTCATCTCCGCGGGCCTGGCCCGGGTCCTGCTGGCCACGCGGGCGCACACGTCGGAGGCGACCAGGACCGGTCGACTGCTGGCCTGGGCAGCCGGGCACCGCCCCTAGCCCGACGACATCAGCGTGGGTCAGCCGCCGAGGTGGATCAGCGGGTCGATCGCCACGGCCACGAAGAGCAGGCTGAGGTAGAGGTTCGAGTTGTGGAAGAGCCGCATCGGCTTGATCTCCGCAAGGACGTCGCTGCCCTTGGCCCGGCGCCACATCTTGTGGGCCTCGACCAGGAAGACCGCGCCCAGGACGACCGCACAGGCCGGGTAGAAGTAGCCCGTGTCCGCCACCGGCCACAACAGCAGCGAGGTCGCCACCATCACCCACGAGTAGATGACGATCTGACGGCCGACCTCTGCAGCAGGCTTCACCACGGGCAGCATCGGGACGTCGACGTTCGCGTAGTCCTCGCGATAGCGCAGCGCGAGCGCCCAGGTGTGCGGCGGGGTCCAGAAGAAGACGACCAGGAACAGGATGACCGGGGTCCAGGCCAGCTCGTTGGTGACCGCCGTCCAGCCGATCAGCGCCGGGAAGCAACCGGCCAGCCCACCCCAGACGATGTTCTGGGTGGTGCGTCGCTTGAGCAGCATCGTGTAGACGAAGACGTAGAACGCGTTGGCGCCCAGGGACAGGCCCGCGGAGAGCCAGTTCACGAAGAAACCAAGGACCAGCGTCGAGGCCACGGCGAGAACTGTGGCGAAGACCAGCGCCGAGGTGGCCGAGACGATGTGGCGCGGCAGCGCGCGACGACGGGTGCGTCGCATCTGCTCGTCGATGTCGCGGTCATAGACGCAGTTGTAGGTGGAGGCCGAGCCGGCGGACAGCGTGCCGCCCACGACGGTGGCGAGGACCAGCCAGAGGTCGGGCACTCCGCGCTCGGCGAAGAACATCACCGGCACCGTGGTCAGCAACAGCAGCTCGATGACCCGAGGCTTGGTCAGCCCGACGTACGCACCGATCACATCGGAGATCGAGGCGCGTTCGGGGTCGGCAGGAGCCGCACCCTCCTGCTGCCGCGCAGAAGCTGACTGGCCGACGTACGTCACGAAAACCTCGGATGGAGAAGACTGGAGTTGCTGGAGCCGGGGTCGAGTCTATCCCTCGGGATGAGTAGGCTCGGAGTTGCCGTCACATCTGTCACGAGAGGATCCTCACTTGACCACCGAATCCGCCGCCCTGGAGTGGACCGAGCTCGACCGCAAGGCGGTCGACACAGCGCGTGTCCTGGCCATGGACTCGGTCCAGAAGGTGGGCAACGGGCACCCTGGAACAGCGATGAGCCTGGCCCCCGCGGCCTACCTCCTCTTCCAGAAGGTCATGCGCCACGACCCGAGCGACACCTTGTGGCGCGGACGCGACCGCTTCGTCCTGTCCTGCGGTCACTCGAGCATCACGCTCTACACCCAGCTGTTCCTCGGCGGTTTCGGCCTCGAGCTGGATGACCTGAAGGCGCTGCGCACGTGGGGCTCGAAGACCCCCGGTCACCCCGAGGTGCACCACACCGCCGGCGTCGAGACCACCACCGGTCCGCTGGGCCAGGGCATCGCGAACGCCGTCGGGATGGCAATGGCCGCCCGTCGCGAGCGCGGCATGCTCGACCCGGAGACCCCGCAGGCCGACTCCCCGTTCGACCGACACATCTATGTGATCGCCTCCGACGGTGACATCGAGGAGGGCGTCGCCAGCGAGGCGTCCTCGATCGCCGGGACCCAGCAGCTCGGCAACCTGACGGTCATCTATGACCGCAACCGGATCTCCATCGAGGGCGACACCGACATCGCGCTCTCCGAGGACGTTGCCAAGCGCTACGAGGCCTACGGCTGGCACGTCGAGGTCGTCGACTGGACCACGGGCGGCACCGGCTACAGCGAGGACGTCCCGGCCCTGCACGCCGCGATCACCACCGCCCGGAGCATCACTGACAAGCCCAGCATGATCGTGCTCGACACGATCATCGCCTGGCCGGCCCCGACCGCACAGGGCACCGAGGCCGCCCACGGCAGCGCACTCGGTGACGAGGAGGTCGCCGCCACCAAGGTGGTCCTGGGCTGGGACCCGGAGAAGACCTTCGAGGTGCCCGAGGACGTCCTGGCGCACACGCGTGGCCTGGTCGACCGGGGCGCCGCGCTGCGCAAGGAGTGGGACGAGCGTCTCTCCGCCTGGGGCGAGGCGAACCCCGAGGGCAAGGCGCTCCTCGAACGGACCAGCCGTCGCGAGCTGCCCGAGGGCATCGCCGCGGCGCTCCCTGCGTTCCCGGCAGACGAGAAGGGAGTCGCCACCCGCGCCGCGAGCGGCAAGGTGATCAACGCGATCGCGCCCCTGATGCCCGAGCTGTGGGGCGGCTCGGCCGACCTGGCCGGCTCCAACAACACCACCATCAAGGACGCTCCGTCCTTCATCCCCGAGAGCCGCTCCTCGCAGGAATGGACCGGGGACCCGCTCCGCGGCCGCGTGCTGCACTTCGGCATCCGCGAGCACGCGATGGCCTCGATCATGAACGGGATCACGCTCGACGGCCTGACCCGTGTCTTCGGCGGCACCTTCCTGCAGTTCGCCGACTACATGCGCCCGGCCGTGCGCCTCGCCGCGCTGATGGGCGTCCCGGCGACCTATGTCTGGACCCACGACTCGATCGGCCTCGGTGAGGACGGACCCACCCACCAGCCGATCGAGCACCTCGCCGGTCTGCGGGCCATCCCCGGCCTCGACGTGGTCCGCCCGGCCGATGCCAACGAGACCGCTGCCGCCTGGCTCGCTGTGCTCGAGCGCACCGATCGCCCGGCCGGCCTGTGCCTGACCCGCCAGGGCGTGCCGACCTTCCCCCGGGGCGAGGACGGCTGGGCCGACACCAGCAACGTCGCCCGCGGCGGCTACGTCCTGATCGACGCCGAGGGTGGCGAGCCGGACGTCGTACTGATCGGCACCGGCTCGGAGGTCCAGCTCGCCGTGACCGCCCGTGAGCAGCTCGCTGCCAAGGGCATCAAGGCGCGCGTCGTCTCGATGCCGTGCATCGAGTGGTTCAACGAGCAGGACGAGGCCTACCGCGCCTCCGTCATCCCGGTCTCCGTGAAGGCCCGCGTCTCCGTCGAGGCGGGCATCGCGCAGGGCTGGCGTGAGCTGGTCGGCGACGCCGGGCGGATCATCTCCATCGAGCAGTACGGCGCCTCTGCCAACTACCAGCGCATCTACGACGAGTACGGCGTCACGGCCGAGGCCGTCGCGTCCGCCGCGGAGGAGAGCATCAGCGCAGCGCGCGCCTGACCGAACGAGCCGGTGTCCGGCCGAGGCAGTCAACGACCCGAATTCCCAGGAGGAACAGAATGTCCGAACGACTCAAGTCCCTGGCCGCCGCCGGTGTCTCGGTGTGGCTCGACGACCTTTCGCGTGAGCGATTGGAGACCGGAAACCTGGCTGCGCTGATCGAGGACTCCTCGGTCGTGGGCGTGACTACGAACCCGACCATCTTCGCCGGTGCCATCGGTGCGGGCGATCGCTACAACGACCAGGTCGCCTCCCTCGGCGCCGAGGGCAGGACCGTCGACGAGGTGATCACCGCGCTCACCACCGACGACGTACGCGCGGCCTGCGACCTGTTCGCAGACGTGCACGCCGCCACCCCGCAGGACGGACGTGTCTCCATCGAGGTCGCGCCGGGCCTGGCCCACGACACCGAGGGCACCGCCGAGCAGGCCGTCGAGCTGTGGGAGAAGGTCGACCGTCCCAATGTGCTGATCAAGATCCCGGCCACCGAGGCCGGGCTCCCCGCCATCCAGCAGGCGACCGCGAGAGGAATCAGCGTCAACGTGACGCTGATCTTCGGCATCGACCGCTATCGCAAGGTGATGGACGCCTACCTCGCCGGGCTCGAGGAGGCCGCGGCAGCAGGCATCGACCTCTCCACGATCCACTCCGTGGCGTCGTTCTTCGTCTCCCGCGTCGACTCCGAGGTGGACGCCCGGTTGGAGGCGATCGGCAGCGACGAGGCGATGGGGCTGCGCGGCAAGGCCGCACTGGCCAACGCCTGGCGTGCCTGGGCTGCCTATCAGGAGGTCTTCACCTCCGAGCGCTTCACCGCACTGGCCGGAGCCAACGTGCAGCGTCCGCTGTGGGCGTCGACCGGCGTGAAGAACCCCGACTACCCCGACACCCTCTATGTCTCCGAGCTCGTCGTGGACGGGGTGGTCAACACCATGCCGCAGAAGACGATGGACGCCTTCGCCGACCACGGCGAGGTCACCGGTGACACCGTGACCGGGCGCAAGCCCGAGGCCGACGAGGTGTTCGCCGCACTGGAGCGGGTGGGCATCGACTTCGACGACGTCCTCGTGGTCCTCGAGGACGAGGGTGTGCAGAAGTTCGTCGCGTCCTGGGATGAACTTGTCGAGACCGTGAAGGGTCAGCTCGGGAGCACGCGATGACGGAGTGGGACGATAACTCCGGACCAGGAGCCCACCTGGGTCTCTGCTTCCCCGACGAGTCGGCCTACGCCGCCACCGTCGAGACTCTCGTCGCCGACGAGGTGGGCAGCCGGATCACCGCCGAGGACCCCACTCTGTGGGGCCCGGAAGCCGAGGAGGAGGCAGCCAAGCGGCTCGACTGGGTGTCGCTGCCCCGCAGCTCCCGCTCGCTGCTCACCGAGATCGCCGACCTCCGCGCCGATCTCGTGGCGCGAGGCCTGACCCGAGTGGTGCTGTGCGGGATGGGCGGCTCCTCGCTGGCCCCTGAGGTGATCTGCGCGGCCGCAGGCGTGCCGCTCGAGGTGCTGGACTCCTCCAACCCGGACACGGTGCGCGATGCCACCTCCGGCGACCTGACCTGCACCGTCGTGGTCGTCTCGAGCAAGTCCGGCGGCACCGTCGAGACCGACAGCCAGAAGCGCGCCTTCGAAGCAGCCTTCAAGGACGCCGGGATCGATCCAACCGAGCGGATCATCGTGGTCACCGACCCCGGCTCCCCCTTCGACAAGGGCGCGACCGTGGACGGCTATCGGGTGTTCCGCGCCGACCCGGACGTGGGCGGCCGCTACTCCGCGCTCACCGCGTTCGGCCTGGTCCCCTCGGGGCTGGCCGGCGCCGACATCGAGGCGCTGATGGACCAGGCCGAGGCCTTGCTCCCGGCGCTGGCGCTCGACTCGAACGACAACCCCGGTCTCCGCCTCGGCGGCCTGCTCGGACTGGCCGCCACCCAGCGGGTGGACAAGCTCGTGCTCGCCAACGCCGGTGCGGAGTTCGCGGGGTTGGGCGACTGGATCGAGCAGCTCGTGGCCGAGTCCACCGGGAAGCACGGCCACGGCCTGCTGCCCGTCGTGGTCGGGTCGGTCGACGCCCCCAACTTCACTCCCAGCACTGCTGACTCGATCCTGGTCAGCTATGGCCCTGATTCCCCCTTCGACGACGTACGACCGGCATCGGGGTTCGGCGCGGCCGTCGACGCACCCTTGGGCGCGCAGATCCAGCTCTGGGAGTTCGCGACCGCCGTCGCCGGACGGGTGATCGGGATCAACCCCTTCGACCAGCCCGACGTGGAGAGCGCCAAGCAGGCGGCCCGGGAGATGCTGGACGGACCGGACAAGGTTCCGGCGCCGCGCTTCGTCGACGGTTCCTTCTCGGTCCACGCGGGTGACTGGCTGCCGAGCACGGTGACCACTGCCCGCGAGGCGATCGAGACGCTCCTGGGCACCATCGTCCCGGCGAGCGGATATCTCGCGGTGCACGCCTACCTCGATCGCCACCGCGACGCCGACCTGGCCGACGTACGTCGTTCCCTCGCCACCCGCACCACCCGCCCGGTGACGTTCGGATGGGGGCCGAGGTTCCTGCACTCCACCGGGCAGTACCACAAGGGCGGACCGGCCACCGGGGTCTATCTCCAGATCACCACCGAGCCGGTCGAGGACCTCGAGGTTCCAGGTCGCGAGTTCACCTTCCAGGAGTTCTTCGGCTCCCAGTCGGTCGGCGACGCCCAGGTGTTGGCGGCCAAGGGACGCCCGGTCCTGCGGATCCACCTCGCCGAACCGGCGGCCGTCACCGAGCTGGGACGGTTGCTGCGATGAGCAGCGACGTCCGGGTCCACCCAGGTGCCGAGTCCCTCGCCGAGGCCGTCGCCGAGGCGCTGATCGCCCGGCTCAGCGACATCCAGGCAGAGGGCCGGGTGCCGGTCGTCGGGCTGACCGGCGGAACCATCGCCGCTGCGGTGCACCGCAAGGTCGCCTCGTCGCTCAACGGCTTCGATGTCGACTGGGACGAGGTCGACTTCTGGTGGGGCGACGAACGCTATGTCGACTCGAACAGTGGCGAGCGCAATGCGCGCCAGGCCCGCCGCGACCTGCTCGACCAGATCGAGGCCGACCCCGGACGGATCCACGAGATGCCCGGCACCGACTCGGGTCTCGCGCTCGCGGACGCCGCCGAGGACTACGCCGCGACCCTGCGTACCGAGGGCGGCGGCAAGTTCGACGTGCTCTTCCTCGGCATCGGGCCCGACGGGCACATCGCGTCGCTCTTCCCCGGCTCCGAGGCCGTGACCACCACCGGTGCCCTCACGGTGCCGGTGAGCGACTCCCCCAAGCCGCCGGCGCAGCGGATCAGCCTCACCCTCGAGGCCCTCAACCACGCGGATGCGGTGTGGTTCATCGCCTCCGGGGCAGGCAAGGCCGACGCCGTCGCCGCGGCCCACGCCGACGGATCCGTGACCGAGATCCCGGCACGCGGCGTCACCGGGCAGAACGAGACCGTGTGGTGGCTCGACCGGCAGGCAGGGTCAGCACTCGGATGACCGCCGCCATCAACTGGCTCGACCTGGACGGGGTCGTCAACATGCGCGACCTGGGCGGTCTGCCCACCACCGACGGCACCACGATCCGCGAGGGCAGGCTGCTCCGCTCCGACAACCTCCAGGACCTCTCACCGTCGGCTGTGCAGCACCTGGTCGAGGAGCTGGTCCTCACCGATGTCGTGGATCTCCGCAGTCACCACGAGGTCGAGTCGGAGGGACCGGGGCCGCTGCACGCGTGGTCCCGGGTCGCGCACCACCACCTGACCCTGTTGCCCGACATGGACGCGAGCTCCGGGCCGGTGGACGCCCTGCTGGTCAAGCGCGACCGCGCGCGTCGCGATGACGACCACTGGGCCAGCCATTACCTGGGCTATCTGGAGCACCGTCCCGAGTCGGTGCTGGCCGCGCTGCGGGTGATCACCCAAGCCTCCGGGGCAACCGTCGTGCATTGCGCGGCAGGCAAGGACCGGACCGGCACCGTGGTCGGGATGGCCCTCGCGGTCGCCGGGGTCACCGAGTCCGCGATCGTGGCCGACTACGCCGCGTCCGCGCAGCGCATCGACCAGATCCTCGCCCGCCTCGCTCCGCGGCCGACGTACGCCGGGGTGCTGAAGGGCGATCCGTCACGGCAGCGGCCGAAGGCCGAGTCGATGGCGCGGTTCTTCCGTGCCCTGCACGCGAAGTACGACGGCCCCGAGGGCTGGCTGGCGAGCCACGGCTGGTCTGACGCCGACCGCCAGGAGCTGCGGGCGGCGCTGCGGGACTGAGTCCCTCAGAAGATGATGTCGCCGGACTTGCGACGGGAGCGCAGGGTGGCGATCGCCTCGTCCAGGATGTCGGCCGCCTCCTGGTCGGAACGGCGCTCCTTCACATAGGCGAGGTGCGTCTTGTAGGGCTCGATCTTCGGTGCCGGCGGAGGGTTCTCCTGGTCCAGGCTGGCCGGGAGCCCGCAACGGGGGCAGTCCCACGAGTCGGGGACGTTCGCCTCGCTGGAGAAGGTGACCACCGAACGGTGGTCGTGCGAGCAGAAGTAGGTCACGCTCTGACGCGGCGCTGCCTCTCCCCGCTCGGCCTCGCCCATCGGGCCGGCGCCGACCCGGCTTCCCCGGATTGCATTTCCTGCACCAGCCACGTGTCAGTTCCTCTCGAGTCTCAGACGCCGTTGTAGGCCATCAGGAGCGACAGCGCGAAGATCGTCGCCGCCCAGATGACACCGATACCGACCGTGAGCCGGTCGAGGTTGCGCTCGGCAACCGACGAACCTCCGAGGTTGCTGGAGACGCCGCCACCGAACATGTCGGACAGACCGCCCCCGCGACCCTTGTGCATGAGGACCAGGAGGATCAGCACGGAGCTGGTGATCACGAGGATGATGGTGAAGAGCAGAGTCACGTCGGCAACCCTAACCCACACCTGCGCGGAACCAGCAAGAGCACCACGGAGCTCACAGCACCGGCATGTCGTAGAACCGGCAGACCCCGCCGAACTCGTCGGCCTGGAGGCTCGCGCCACCCACCAACGCCCCGTCGATGTCGTCCTTCGCCATGATGCCCGCGACGTTCGCGGCCTTCACCGATCCGCCGTAGAGCACGCGCAGCGCAGCACCCGTCTCCTCGCCGTGCACCTCGCTGACGCGGGCGCGGATCGCGGCGCAGACCTCCTGTGCGTCGTCCGGGGTGGCCACCTCGCCGGTGCCGATCGCCCACACGGGCTCGTAGGCAACGACGAGGCCGGAGACCTGCTCTGCGGAGAGTCCGGCCAGGGAGCCGTCGAGCTGGGCCAGGGTGAACGCGACGTGCTCGCCGCTCTGGCGGACCTGCAGACCCTCGCCGACGCAGACGATCGGAGTCATCGCGGCTGCCAGGGCCTTCTTGGCCTTGGCGTTGACGATCTCGTCAGACTCACCGTGGTGCTCGCGCCGCTCGGAGTGACCCACGACGACGTACGAGCAACCGAGCTTGGCCAGCATGCCGGCCGAGATCTCGCCGGTGAACGCACCCGAGTCCTGGGTGGACACGTCCTGTGCGCCGTAGCGGATCTTGAGCCGGTCACCGTCGACCATGGTCTGCACCGAGCGCAGGTCGGTGAACGGCGGGATCACCACCACCTCGACCTTGTCGTAGTCGTGGCGCTTGTCGGACAACGTCCAGGCCAGCTTCTGCACCAGGACGACTGCCTCCTGGTGGTTCAGGTTCATCTTCCAGTTGCCCGCCATCAGTGGGATGCGGGTCTGCCTCTTAGCCATGATCGTCAGCCTTCGTCCAAGACAGTGATACCGGGGAGTTCCTTGCCCTCGAGGTATTCGAGGCTGGCGCCGCCGCCGGTGGAGATGTGCCCGAAGGCCGCTTCGTCGAAGCCGAGCTGGCGGACCGCGGCTGCGGAGTCCCCGCCACCCACCACGGTGAGCCCCTCGACCTGGGTCAGGGCCTGGGCCACGGCGCGGGTCCCGGCCGCGAACTCGTCGACCTCGAAGACCCCCATCGGGCCGTTCCAGAAGACCGTCCTGGCGTCGGCCAGTGCGGCGGCGAACGCCGCGCTGGACGCCGGGCCGATGTCGAGCCCGAGCGCGTCGGCCGGGATCGCGTCGGCTGCGACCACCTGCGGCTGCGGGGCGCGGTCGCCCGAGGGGAAGGCGGTGTCCACGACCACGTCGTTGGGAAGCAGGATCTGCACCCCCGATTCGGCGGCGCGCTGGAGGTAGTCGCGGCAGACGTCGAGCTGGTCCTCCTCGAGCAGGCTCTTGCCGACCTCGTGGCCCTGGGCCTTGAGGAAGGTGAACACCATGCCGCCGCCGATCAGGAGTCGGTCGGCCTTCTCGAGCAGGTTGTCGATCACGCCGAGCTTGTCCGAGACCTTCGAACCACCCAGCACCACCGCATAGGGGCGCTCCGGGTCCA
It contains:
- a CDS encoding glucose-6-phosphate isomerase is translated as MTEWDDNSGPGAHLGLCFPDESAYAATVETLVADEVGSRITAEDPTLWGPEAEEEAAKRLDWVSLPRSSRSLLTEIADLRADLVARGLTRVVLCGMGGSSLAPEVICAAAGVPLEVLDSSNPDTVRDATSGDLTCTVVVVSSKSGGTVETDSQKRAFEAAFKDAGIDPTERIIVVTDPGSPFDKGATVDGYRVFRADPDVGGRYSALTAFGLVPSGLAGADIEALMDQAEALLPALALDSNDNPGLRLGGLLGLAATQRVDKLVLANAGAEFAGLGDWIEQLVAESTGKHGHGLLPVVVGSVDAPNFTPSTADSILVSYGPDSPFDDVRPASGFGAAVDAPLGAQIQLWEFATAVAGRVIGINPFDQPDVESAKQAAREMLDGPDKVPAPRFVDGSFSVHAGDWLPSTVTTAREAIETLLGTIVPASGYLAVHAYLDRHRDADLADVRRSLATRTTRPVTFGWGPRFLHSTGQYHKGGPATGVYLQITTEPVEDLEVPGREFTFQEFFGSQSVGDAQVLAAKGRPVLRIHLAEPAAVTELGRLLR
- the pgl gene encoding 6-phosphogluconolactonase, coding for MSSDVRVHPGAESLAEAVAEALIARLSDIQAEGRVPVVGLTGGTIAAAVHRKVASSLNGFDVDWDEVDFWWGDERYVDSNSGERNARQARRDLLDQIEADPGRIHEMPGTDSGLALADAAEDYAATLRTEGGGKFDVLFLGIGPDGHIASLFPGSEAVTTTGALTVPVSDSPKPPAQRISLTLEALNHADAVWFIASGAGKADAVAAAHADGSVTEIPARGVTGQNETVWWLDRQAGSALG
- a CDS encoding tyrosine-protein phosphatase; the encoded protein is MTAAINWLDLDGVVNMRDLGGLPTTDGTTIREGRLLRSDNLQDLSPSAVQHLVEELVLTDVVDLRSHHEVESEGPGPLHAWSRVAHHHLTLLPDMDASSGPVDALLVKRDRARRDDDHWASHYLGYLEHRPESVLAALRVITQASGATVVHCAAGKDRTGTVVGMALAVAGVTESAIVADYAASAQRIDQILARLAPRPTYAGVLKGDPSRQRPKAESMARFFRALHAKYDGPEGWLASHGWSDADRQELRAALRD
- a CDS encoding RNA polymerase-binding protein RbpA, with amino-acid sequence MAGAGNAIRGSRVGAGPMGEAERGEAAPRQSVTYFCSHDHRSVVTFSSEANVPDSWDCPRCGLPASLDQENPPPAPKIEPYKTHLAYVKERRSDQEAADILDEAIATLRSRRKSGDIIF
- the secG gene encoding preprotein translocase subunit SecG, producing the protein MTLLFTIILVITSSVLILLVLMHKGRGGGLSDMFGGGVSSNLGGSSVAERNLDRLTVGIGVIWAATIFALSLLMAYNGV
- the tpiA gene encoding triose-phosphate isomerase is translated as MAKRQTRIPLMAGNWKMNLNHQEAVVLVQKLAWTLSDKRHDYDKVEVVVIPPFTDLRSVQTMVDGDRLKIRYGAQDVSTQDSGAFTGEISAGMLAKLGCSYVVVGHSERREHHGESDEIVNAKAKKALAAAMTPIVCVGEGLQVRQSGEHVAFTLAQLDGSLAGLSAEQVSGLVVAYEPVWAIGTGEVATPDDAQEVCAAIRARVSEVHGEETGAALRVLYGGSVKAANVAGIMAKDDIDGALVGGASLQADEFGGVCRFYDMPVL
- a CDS encoding phosphoglycerate kinase, producing MAGIDSLASALGGSLSGKRILVRSDLNVPLDGTSITDDGRIRASIPTIRALVEAGARVIVAAHLGRPKGTPDPAYSLAPVAVRLGELLGAQVAFATDTVGESATEVVAALEDGQVAVLENVRFNRGETSKDEAERGAFADELAALADGYVSDGFGVVHRKQASVYDVAKRLPHAMGTLVATEIDVLRRLTVDPERPYAVVLGGSKVSDKLGVIDNLLEKADRLLIGGGMVFTFLKAQGHEVGKSLLEEDQLDVCRDYLQRAAESGVQILLPNDVVVDTAFPSGDRAPQPQVVAADAIPADALGLDIGPASSAAFAAALADARTVFWNGPMGVFEVDEFAAGTRAVAQALTQVEGLTVVGGGDSAAAVRQLGFDEAAFGHISTGGGASLEYLEGKELPGITVLDEG